In Haliotis asinina isolate JCU_RB_2024 chromosome 15, JCU_Hal_asi_v2, whole genome shotgun sequence, the sequence ATGTCAGAATCATAGCTGCTGTTGCAAGACATGCGAAAAACTCAACGTTGTTGTGGTGTCACTTTGACCCAGGAGAGTCATTGGATACGAACATCTCGCTCGTGACGCAGGGCACGTATTATCAAATGTGTGAAAATCATAACCGGGAGATAGGTGGCTGGATTATATCGTGTCAGGTGCCCAGGTGGTATGTGAACAAGGGGAGATCACCATGTGTTGTTAGCGTCTCTCTGTCACCAACAGAGTCCACAACAAATAGCGCTCAGATGTCAATATTGACAACAGAGAAATCAGCGCAGGAAGCTCAGGTTGATTTTGCCGTGTGTGTACCGCCCCTATTTGGTAAAATACGCAAGGATGAGATTGTTCAATTTGTAGAACTTACTCGACTATTGGGAGCAAACCattttgtgttttatgtgtATGACGTTAAGGCAAACGTTAAGGAGGTCTTGAAGTATTACGAGTCTCTGGGAATAGCAACAGTCCTCAAGTGGGACGTGCCATCGAAGAACGTAAGATCGATATGGTATTATGGTCAATCTTTGGCAATCAATGACTGCCTCTACAGACACATGGCCACTGTCCAGTATTTGATATTCAACGACGTGGACGAATTTCTCATACCACATGCGCCGAACACACGGACTTGGCGAGACATCGTGACGACACAAAATAAGCTTACCAACAGATGCGCATTGACCTTTAAGAGCACTTTCTTTGATCTGGCCTTCAGAAACAGCTTGGACTTTGCTGTGAGAAACGTAAGTGTTCTGGACATAACATCACGAGCTGTGTTTTATAGTGACTTTCGTAATAAGGTCATGGTGGAGCCGAGCAAGGTGTTCGAGATGGGCATACACCACGTCAGTCGACCTTGGCCGGATGTCGCCAATTACAGCGTCGTCAATGTGTCTCCCGAGGAGGCATATATCCACCACTACCGTCCGTGTAAGACGTTCTCAATGAACTGCTTTCAGGGAACAATTGACACGACCCTCGTGGACAAATACGGAGAGGAATTCTTCATTAAATATAATCGAACAATGAACATTACTCCGAATTAATTTCCATCACATGTTTAAGAATTTTCAGGTGCCATCACAGTATCTTCAAAATCATATACCGCGTAATTGAAAATAAGGCGCCTATTGTATATTACCTATGTTTTCCGTTGGATTCTTGTCACAAAATATCTACTGTCCTATATATGTTAGGGCATTACCAGCTGGATGTGGAAAATGTTagtgtgtgtcagtgagtgcgtgtgtgagtcTGACACTTTTCTTATAACTCCGCGTATCAGTTTGatgtgacagaaaacacacgGAAGTAACTCTGTGATACTAAGTTAAattaaatatacacatggaaaaagTCTTGCAACACTTTGTATCAGTATGTGATCAATACATGACAAAATAACTTACCCAAATCTGAATTCAACTTACTATCTGGACAAACTGGCCTTTAaggaataattaaatgaaatatcTAAAAGCAAAAAGAACATGAAACTGCAGTCTATTCATTTTGTAGTGGAGATAACCATTATTGTATGACGTTAATAAGAGAGGTAATTTTAAAGATTCTGGGACACAATTCTCAAGAAATCACATGAATATCCATACACGAGAACTTAGATCCGACCAGTGGACTCTTCCCCATGACCTCAGCGACCCGTGAGggttcgggttagaatattggccttcagtaacccatgcttctatgagaggcggctaacgggatcaggaggtcaggttcgctgactttgttgacatatgtcattgtatcccacttgcacagatcgatgttcatactgttgagcactggattgtagggtcctgactcgattatttacagaccgtcgtcatatagctagaatattgctgagtgcggcgtaaaactcaaatTCTAGAGGCGTCAAGCTTAATCTCACCCTGATCCTGTTGCTTTGTGCCCTGGAGTTACCAATGGACGCCCGATAGGTCGTCTTGCTCAATACATGGCCGATATTTCATGACGATTTCAGACAACTCGTTTGGACAAATGACAATGTGTAAACCACCATCTGTTTAATGCGAAACTTGACGTGAACGGATGAAGTATTGTGATTCCGAGAAACGTTTTATCCTCCCAAGGAAATATCAAGGAAATCGACGATTTTCAAGATTATCAAGCTGTAAGAACAACTTCTGAAACCCCATGTTTGCTTAGTGACGAGTAACCGTATTCCACGTCGCTCGACTGTGTTTCAACACGTCCGCATCACAATTTGATGTATGGTGCGCCCGAAGGGAGAGGTTATTGACTTTGATCACACATCATTTTtggtcgcctctcacgacaagcatagatatCTAGGACCAAGGACGTAGAGGCTCTGTTACGACGTAAATTGAAATCAAAACGTAAATTGTAAAACTTGCGGCAAAGTGTAATAACCCTCGACGTGAAAACGTTAATTATAATAAAAATTGCCGTAAATTGTGAAAAACTGAAATTATGATAAAAATTATCCTAAATTGTAATACGCAAACTGTAATAATAACTGATATAAATTGTGATAATTTAAGTTGGggtaaaatgtaataaatattcaCGTAAAATGTTGTAACATTTTAATCACTCGGAAATACGCGTGTGCTCGTTTTCCTTGCATGTCATCATCGCATAAGATGTTGGGGCGAAGTCTGCATATAGTGGTCATCACAGTACTGAGACAGCACTAGTGAAGGTCCTCAGTGATGTAAGGCGTGGTGTTGATGAGCACAAAGTTTTCGAGCAGTGCCTTTGATACCATCGGCCATGACAAACTCATCCATCGTCTCAAGTGTGATTTAGATATATCCGTTTAAATCCCGCCTCTGTACATGTTTGGATATTAAAACCTCAACAGATATTTGCcccaaaacataaaatattcttGCCTTAGGGTAAACTGGTTTTCGTCAGATACGTTATGCACAATCACGGTCGTAGAACACAGATTGCGCAAAATACATAATAATCTAGTTGTTATTTGCATAGAACAATTATGTGTCTCTCATAGGAAAAGACCAGTTGTAAACTTTGACATGAATACAGTATTCACATTTATGTAGAAGTATTGATATCAGTATCAGATACGTTTTCGTCAGTTCCGTTACAATAACCAAAGCACAATCAGCAAAACATCGGTGATTAACATTGGCTCATATAATCTGAATGCTACGGGTTGCCATGTGTTTCTGTCTCTACTTCCTGATTTCCACTCATGGCAGCATCACACATGCTTTGATGTTGGCAAAACTCCACTGATTCAAATTTGGTCAGTAGCAACTGTCATCTGACAGTAAATGATATTTGAGCTTATATTCCAAATAAAGATGTTAAATTACATGACttgatatattattatattaaaaGTGATCATGAAAAGTAATTTAGAGTTGTCCATTCAGACCACCCGAGCACATTTATAAGCATAACGTATTTGATGATGGCATAACGTATTTGATGATGacaaatggtatttgatgatGATAAAGCGTATTTGATGATGACAATACGTATTTGATGATGACATAACGTATTGGGGGAACCTATGATTGAGGGTAACAACGTTTGAGAACAGTGatcttattttttttcatttacctCATACTGATTTGTATCAGAGAATGTATGTTATCAAGCGTTCATGAGTCACATAACGTATTGGATGTACCTCATAAAATAACGTCTATCAAGCTTAAATAAGTATGCTAGTGTGTTACCCTACTGTGAAATAACAGTATTAAAGCGAAATTAATAATAACTATTCTGAGTTCAGTGTAAAATGCTAAACCTCA encodes:
- the LOC137265265 gene encoding beta-1,4-galactosyltransferase galt-1-like; translation: MSRMKRFILLFLCAYTTTTFIFLCLVEENQNYIEMFGRGDVKVSPTISSVVRTLRDSDMRQILSHPPRTTVSRTTRLVRNIPPPGNDSSQTKTKFGISSPVMYTCKDDVKYSGGLEYVYVKLTNNIVLYSAYYDAREDIPYVRIIAAVARHAKNSTLLWCHFDPGESLDTNISLVTQGTYYQMCENHNREIGGWIISCQVPRWYVNKGRSPCVVSVSLSPTESTTNSAQMSILTTEKSAQEAQVDFAVCVPPLFGKIRKDEIVQFVELTRLLGANHFVFYVYDVKANVKEVLKYYESLGIATVLKWDVPSKNVRSIWYYGQSLAINDCLYRHMATVQYLIFNDVDEFLIPHAPNTRTWRDIVTTQNKLTNRCALTFKSTFFDLAFRNSLDFAVRNVSVLDITSRAVFYSDFRNKVMVEPSKVFEMGIHHVSRPWPDVANYSVVNVSPEEAYIHHYRPCKTFSMNCFQGTIDTTLVDKYGEEFFIKYNRTMNITPN